One genomic segment of Macaca fascicularis isolate 582-1 chromosome 19, T2T-MFA8v1.1 includes these proteins:
- the ACER1 gene encoding alkaline ceramidase 1 isoform X2, which translates to MMLLMHPYAQKRSRYIYVFWVLFMIIGLFSMYFHMTLSFLGQLLDEIAILWLLGSGYSIWMPRCYFPSFLGGNRTSNKELRHLIEVSVVLWAIALTSWISDRLLCSFWQRIHFFYLHSIWHVLISITFPYGMVTMALVDANYEMPGETLKVRYWPRDNWPVGLPYVEIRGDDKNC; encoded by the exons ATGATGCTCCTGATGCACCCCTATGCCCAGAAGCGCTCCCGCTACATCTACGTTTTCTGGGTCCTCTTCATGATCATAG GTCTGTTCTCCATGTACTTCCACATGACACTCAGCTTCCTGGGCCAGCTGCTGGATGAGATTGCCATCCTGTGGCTCCTGGGCAGTGGCTATAGCATATGGATGCCCCGCTGCTACTTCCCCTCCTTCCTGGGGGGCAACAG GACCAGCAATAAGGAGCTTCGGCACCTGATTGAGGTCTCCGTGGTTTTATGGGCTATTGCTCTGACCAGCTGGATCAGTGACCGTCTGCTCTGCAGCTTCTGGCAGAGGATTCATTTCTTCTATCTGCACAGCATCTG GCACGTGCTCATCAGCATCACCTTCCCTTATGGTATGGTCACCATGGCCTTGGTGGATGCCAACTATGAGATGCCAGGAGAAACCCTCAAAGTCCGCTACTGGCCTCGGGACAATTGGCCCGTGGGGCTGCCCTATGTGGAAATCCGGGGTGATGACAAGAACTGCTGA
- the ACER1 gene encoding alkaline ceramidase 1 isoform X1: MMLLMHPYAQKRSRYIYVFWVLFMIIGLFSMYFHMTLSFLGQLLDEIAILWLLGSGYSIWMPRCYFPSFLGGNRSQFIRLVFVTTVVSTPLSFLRPTVNAYVLNSIALHIVYIVCQEYRKTSNKELRHLIEVSVVLWAIALTSWISDRLLCSFWQRIHFFYLHSIWHVLISITFPYGMVTMALVDANYEMPGETLKVRYWPRDNWPVGLPYVEIRGDDKNC; encoded by the exons ATGATGCTCCTGATGCACCCCTATGCCCAGAAGCGCTCCCGCTACATCTACGTTTTCTGGGTCCTCTTCATGATCATAG GTCTGTTCTCCATGTACTTCCACATGACACTCAGCTTCCTGGGCCAGCTGCTGGATGAGATTGCCATCCTGTGGCTCCTGGGCAGTGGCTATAGCATATGGATGCCCCGCTGCTACTTCCCCTCCTTCCTGGGGGGCAACAG GTCCCAGTTCATCCGCCTGGTCTTCGTCACCACCGTGGTCAGCACCCCCCTGTCCTTCCTGCGGCCCACGGTCAACGCCTACGTCCTCAACAGCATTGCCCTACACATTGTCTACATCGTGTGCCAGGAGTACAGGAA GACCAGCAATAAGGAGCTTCGGCACCTGATTGAGGTCTCCGTGGTTTTATGGGCTATTGCTCTGACCAGCTGGATCAGTGACCGTCTGCTCTGCAGCTTCTGGCAGAGGATTCATTTCTTCTATCTGCACAGCATCTG GCACGTGCTCATCAGCATCACCTTCCCTTATGGTATGGTCACCATGGCCTTGGTGGATGCCAACTATGAGATGCCAGGAGAAACCCTCAAAGTCCGCTACTGGCCTCGGGACAATTGGCCCGTGGGGCTGCCCTATGTGGAAATCCGGGGTGATGACAAGAACTGCTGA
- the ACER1 gene encoding alkaline ceramidase 1 isoform X3, with amino-acid sequence MPSIFAYQSSEVDWCESNFQYSELVAEFYNTFTNIPFFIFGPLMMLLMHPYAQKRSRYIYVFWVLFMIIGLFSMYFHMTLSFLGQLLDEIAILWLLGSGYSIWMPRCYFPSFLGGNRSQFIRLVFVTTVVSTPLSFLRPTVNAYVLNSIALHIVYIVCQEYRKTSNKELRHLIEVSVVLWAIALTSWISDRLLCSFWQRIHFFYLHSIWHVLISITFPYGMVTMALVDANYEMPGETLKVRYWPRDNWPVGLPYVEIRGDDKNC; translated from the exons ATGCCTAGCATCTTCGCCTATCAGAGCTCCGAGGTGGACTGGTGTGAGAGCAACTTCCAGTACTCGGAACTGGTGGCTGAGTTCTACAACACG TTCACCAATATCCCCTTCTTCATCTTCGGGCCACTGATGATGCTCCTGATGCACCCCTATGCCCAGAAGCGCTCCCGCTACATCTACGTTTTCTGGGTCCTCTTCATGATCATAG GTCTGTTCTCCATGTACTTCCACATGACACTCAGCTTCCTGGGCCAGCTGCTGGATGAGATTGCCATCCTGTGGCTCCTGGGCAGTGGCTATAGCATATGGATGCCCCGCTGCTACTTCCCCTCCTTCCTGGGGGGCAACAG GTCCCAGTTCATCCGCCTGGTCTTCGTCACCACCGTGGTCAGCACCCCCCTGTCCTTCCTGCGGCCCACGGTCAACGCCTACGTCCTCAACAGCATTGCCCTACACATTGTCTACATCGTGTGCCAGGAGTACAGGAA GACCAGCAATAAGGAGCTTCGGCACCTGATTGAGGTCTCCGTGGTTTTATGGGCTATTGCTCTGACCAGCTGGATCAGTGACCGTCTGCTCTGCAGCTTCTGGCAGAGGATTCATTTCTTCTATCTGCACAGCATCTG GCACGTGCTCATCAGCATCACCTTCCCTTATGGTATGGTCACCATGGCCTTGGTGGATGCCAACTATGAGATGCCAGGAGAAACCCTCAAAGTCCGCTACTGGCCTCGGGACAATTGGCCCGTGGGGCTGCCCTATGTGGAAATCCGGGGTGATGACAAGAACTGCTGA